In Streptomyces sp. 71268, the DNA window GGTGGGCCTGGCCCTGTGGGGCATCCGTGGCTCCGGTGGCCGGCCGCACTGGGCGGCGCTGGCCGCCGCCGTGGCCACGGGCCTGTCGATCGCCGCGTACACCGTCGTGGACGGCGTGGGCGTGCGCGCCTCCGGTACCTCGCTCGGCTACATCGGCTGGCTGATGATCCTGGAGGGCATCGCCATTCCGGCGTACGCGCTGGCCACCCGGCGTCGCATGCTCGTCGGCCAGCTCAGGCCGGTGGCGGTGCGTGGCCTGTGTGGCGGGGTGCTGTCGGTCTTCGCGTACGGGCTCGTGCTGTGGGCGCAGACCAGGGCGCCGCTCGCGCCGATCGCCGCGCTGCGCGAGTCCAGCATCATCGTGGGCGCCGCGATCGGCGCGCTGTTCCTCAAGGAGCGCTTCGGCACGGCCCGTATCGCCGCCGCCGGCCTGATGGTCGCGGGCATCGGCCTGATGCTCTACGCCGGCTGAGCCGGGCGGGGCCGAGCCGGACCACCACCGGGCCCGCCCGAACCCCCGCCCGACCCCGCCGGCCCCCGCCCGAACCCGGCCGCACCGGCCGCACCGGCCGGCGGGCCGCCGGCTACCGCAGCACGCCGAGCGAGACGAAGTCGTAGCCGCCCCCGTACGCGCTGGTCGTCGTGACGTTCGTCAGCCGTGGGTTGCGCCAGGTCAGCGCCTTCTCGAAGGTCAGCGGCAGGTAGGCGGCCGCGTCGGAGACCTTGTGGTTGATCCGCTGGTCGTCGCTCTCGGCCCGCCCCTGGTCCTGGTTGGCGCGGGAGGTGTCGAAGAGCTTGTCGAGCGCCTTGTCCCTGAGGAGGGCGACGTTGAGGTTGCCCTGCGGGGTGATCCGCCGCCCGTCGGCCAGCGGCTCCAGCATGCCGCGCCCGGTTGGGTAGTCGGCGCTCCACCGCCTGAGGCTGATGCCGTACCCCTTGCGCTTGACCTGGTCGGGCTTGCCGATCGCCGTGGCGAACTCGGCGAACGGCAGTTGCTCGACCTTCACCGAGATCCCCACCCGCGCCAGCGACGCCTTGATCGCCTCCGCGACCGCCACCTCCTGCGGCCCGTCCGAGACGGCCACGGTGGTACGGAAGCCGGTCGGCTTGCCGCACTCCTTCAACTCCTGCCGCGCCCGCTCCAGGTCCGGCGCGCCACCCGAGCGCTTGGTGCCGTACGGGTCGTAGTCCGGCTCGCTGCCCGAGACGCCCGGCGGCAGCAGGTGCGGGGCGAGTTCGTCGCCCACCCGCGGGTCTCCGGTGGCCGCCCGCACGGACCGCTTGTCCGTCGCGTAGAAGACCGCCCTGCGGCAGTGCACGTCGTTGAACGGGGCGACGTTGGAGGCCAGCGCCGCGTAGCGGACGATCCCGGTGTGCGGGTTGTCCACCTGGGCCTTCGTCTTCGCGTCGTCCAGCAACCGCACGCGCTGGCTGGCGTCGACGCCGAAGGCGCTGATGTCCAGGTCGTAGCGGCCCGCGCGCAGCTCCTGGTCCCGCGTGGTGGGCGAGACCACGATGTCGACGCTGATCCGGTCCGGCAGCGCGGTGCGCACCGGGTCGGAGGACCGCTGCCACCGCTCGTTGCGCACCAGGGTCAGCGACTTGCCCGGCTGGTACGCGTCGAACTTGTACGGGCCCGAGGAGAACGGCCGCTGCGCGTACGTGGCCCGGGTGTCCTTCGCCCGTGGCACCGGCGATGCGGAGGGCATCGCGAGCAGGTGCTCGAAGTCCCGGTAGGGCCGGGGCAGTTTGAAGGTGATCGTCCGGTCGTTCGGCGTCTGGATCGCGCGCAGCCCCAGCTTGTCCTTCGCCTTGTCCTTGTACGGGCCCGGGTAGTCGCTCTTGGGGTCGAGCACCTCGCGCAGGTAGGAGGGCCCGCCGCTGATCACGTCGGCGGCCCAGGTCCGCTCGATGCCGTACTTGACGTCCTTGGAGGTCACCGGCGTGCCGTCCTCCCAGGTGGCCCCGGGGCGCAGCGTGTACGTGTACGTCTTGCCGCCGTCCCCCACCCGGGCCCGCCCGGTCGCGAGGTCCGGCACCAGGCGCGCGGGGCCGGCGCCCGGCTCGGTGGCGTAGGTGAGGAGTTGGCGGGCGTAGAAGCGGGAGAAGTTCCACGTGAACCCGTAGTAACCGCGCTGCGGGTCCCAGGAGTCGGCGTCCATCGTCGAGACGAACTTGAGGGTGCCGCCCTGCCGCTTCGACGGGTTGACGACGCCCTTGGTCGCGGCGTCGTACGCGGCGACGCCGGGCCCGCCACCGGGCTTGTCGCCCTCGGCGCCCGGGTTCCCGCTCGCGCTCTGGCTGGCCTTGGGCCGGTCCGTCGGAGCGTCCTTACTCCCCTTGTCCTCCGGCCACACGACGGTGATCACCGCCCCGGCGACCACGGCGAGGGCCACCGCCAGCGCGCCGTACCGCACCCGCCGTTGCCGCCACCACGGCCCGTCGGTCCCGTCCGCGCGCGGCGGCGGCGCGAACCCCGCCCCGGCGCCGACGGCGGACGGCGCGGCCTGCGCCGGTGGCGCGCCCGGGGCGCCCGACTGCGGCCCGAAGGGCGGGGGCGGCGCCGGCAGCGATCCGGGGTACGGGGCGGGCGGCGCGCCGTACGGGGCGGGTTGCGCACCCGGTTGCGGGCCTGGCTGCGGGCCTGGCTGCGCTCCCGGTTGCGCGGGTGGCGGTGGAGCGGCGTGCGGGCCGGCTGGCCCGGCCGGTGCGGCCGGCGGCTGGCCGGGGTGCGCGGCGGGCTGCTGTCCCGGCGCGGCGCCGAAGGACGGTGGTGAGGTCGCGTCGAACGGCGGCGGGGCGGCGCCGAAGGCGGGCGGAGGCGCCCCGAACGCGCCGGGTTGCGCCGGCGCGGCAGACGGGGCCGCCGGGTTCGTGGACGGGGGCGCGTCCGCAGGTGGCGCGTCCCGGGGTACGGCATCGGCGGGTGGCGGCGCGTCCTCGGGTACGGCGTCCACGGGCGATGCCGCGGCAGTGTCCGGCACGGGCCGGGCGTCGGGTCCTGCCTCGGGGCCGGCCGGGTCGCCCGCCGTGCCCAGCGTCACGGTCGGCGTCGACGCCGGCGGCGCGGCCGGCGGCATGGCCCGGAGTAGGGTCGTCGCTCCGAAGGGCGCGGCCCCGGTCGAGGCCGCGTTGCGGACGAACGCCACCCGGCCCGCCTCGGCCGCGCCGCTCAGGTCGCGGCGCTCGGGCAGCGCCCGCTCCCGGCCCGCCAGGCTCGCGCGGCTGTGCTCGTACACCATGTCGAGCCGCAGCGCCTCGGGCCCGTACGCCATGCCGTCCGCCGCCATCCGCAGCAACTCACCGGTGAAGGACGTGTGTTGGTCCTCCTCCGAGGCGTACGCGTCGAGGTCGCCGGTCGCGGCGGCCAGCACGTAGCCGTCGGCGAGCTGGGCCGCGTCTGCCACCGCGACGGCCCCGCCCCGCGCGTCGGACGGAGCGGTGGTGGACGCCGAACCGGACGCCGACCCAGCCGCCGGGTCGGACGGCGAGCCCGGCACCGGTTCGGTCAGGCAGCAGTCGAGCAGCACCACCCGGCGCCGCGCGCGCCCGGACAACACGGCCTGGCGCAGCGTCGCGTAGTCGAGCCCCGTGGCCGACCGCCCTGGCGCCGGGGCGGCCGGGGCGAAGACCAACTCGCCGCTCGCCGGGTCGATACGGCAGCGCCCGGCCACGTAAACCAGCAGGACGTCGGTGGCCTCGGCGGCGGCGGTGCGCACGGCGGCGACGGCGTCGGAGGTCACGGGTTCGGCCAGTACCGCGCAGTGCTCGCGGGCCAGGTCCCAGGAGCGGTCCGAGGTGAGGACGTCGGCGAGCGCGACGAGGTTGGCCGCCACGGCGGGCAACGGCGCGATCTCGGCGTTGCCGGTGGTGCCGATGAGTACGGCGCGGGACACGGCCGGGTCGGGCATGACCTCCACGGTTACCGCCCCCGTCCGACGCCGGCCACCGCTGCGGCGGGTGGCCTGGGCCCCCGCTGTCCTTCGGCCGCTCCGACAACCATCCGCACCGTTCCCCCTCGCACTGCCTCATGTGTCCCACGCGGAGCACCGATTGTGCCCCGGCACCGTAGGGGGGTCCACACCGGACGCGCGGACGCGCAGGTCAGCGGCCGGACGGCCGAGGGTACGCCACGCCCAACGCCTCACCCCCGTCCTCCCGTGCGACGACGAACGCCGGGGCCATCCCGACCGCCGCCCCGAGCCCCACCGCCAGCGCCGCGTCATCCGCGCACGCCACCTCGGCCGCCGCCCACCGCCGCCGGTGCCGGCACCCGCGCTCGTGCGCGCAGAGGCAGTTGGGTACCTCGACCACGTCGGCGTCCGTGCACCACCCACCGTCCACCAGGAGTACCAACTCGGCCGGCGCCCCGCCCACCGCCGGCCGCTCGTCAACGGCCAACACCCGGTGCAGGTTCGGCAGCCCGATCCCCACCGCGCCCGCGACCCGCGCCGCGGCCGACACCACCCGCTCCCCGGGCCGCACGACGACGCCCGGCGGCTCCCAGACCTCCCGATCACGGGCCAGTTGCACCTGGAGCACGTGCGGCCAGCCGGCCGTCGTGACGTCGGACGGGTCGTCCGCGTTACGCGGCTTCCACACCACCAGCACCACCCGCAACCGATGCGCCCCCTCACGCGCCACCCCCGCGGCCCGACCGCCCCCGCGCCTCCGGCACCCGGAACCCGCACTCCTCGGGCGTCTTCCCGTTCGCCGTCATGACCCCCGCCGCCCCGTACCCGTCCGACCAGAAGTACGCACCGGCCCCGGCGAGGGCGTCCAGGGTGAGTTGCACGTACCGCGTATTGGGTCGGATCTCTTTCCTCTTCGCCGCCTCCATGTCGAACAGCGAGTTCTCGTACGCGAACTGGAACTCCCGGTCAGTTACGGCCCGCCAGCCGTCCTCCAGCCCGTTCCGCCCGCCATCGGCGAGAAAGAACCTCAGCACAACACCGGCCACGGTGTGAATTTCGTGCTCGCCGGTGAGTACGTAGCGCAGGGCGCGCGTGTATCCCGCCGAAAGCCCGGACTCGCCGTCTGCGCCGGGTGGTACGTCGACGGGCTCGGTCGCGTCACTCACCGGAGCCCCCCACACGGTGCCGGGGGCAGCGGCAGGGCCCCCAGGCGGTGGAGAGGTACTTGGCCTCAAGTTCCCCGGGGGTGACGGTGTCGGGGTCGACGTGAACGGTGGTGGTCGGGGCGACCGGAACCGGCTGTTCGCCGGGGCGTTGGCGGTAGACCCGCAGGGTCAGCGTGTGCTGGCGATTCATGAGCGGTGCTCGTTCCTCACGACGGCTCGCAACGTCCTGCCACGAAGCGGAGTTGACGCATGACGACACGAACTCCGAACGCGGTGACAGATGGTGATCGATTCCTCACAGGGTTGCCCCGCGAGGGCTACGCTCACAACCGGCGGCCTGGTACCTGGCGACCACGGGTCACGCGCGCACGAGAAAGGCATGCGGGATGAAACTCCACGGCTTGCTCAGGGAGAGCACCAAGACCACGGCACGCACACTGCCGGGGCGGCATCTCAGACGGATGCGCGAGAACGCGGGTCTCTCCCTCCGCGCGCTGGCGGAGAAGCTGCACTATCCGCACTCGTACATCAGCCGCGTCGAGCGCCATGAACAACTGCCGTCCGATGCGCTGGCGAACGCGTTGGACGGCTATTTCTCGACGGGCGGGCTGTTCGACGATTTGCTCGCCGTCGCCCAGGACTCCCTGGTGTCGAAGCAGAGTCGCGACTGCTTTCCCCTGGAAGCCAAAAGCATTCGCATTCAGGTCTTCTCCAGCAGCCTGGTACCCGGCCTGTTGCAGACCAGGGACTACGCCAGAGCGGCGTACTCACTCGGGCTCGCGAGGACGGACTTACCAGCCCTGGAGGAGATCCTGGAATTTCGAATGCGGAGGCAGGACCGACTCGAAAGCGCCGACCCACCACAGTATTGGGCGATCATGGATGAGGCGGCCTTGAGACGGCTGTCCGCCGATCGCCGCATCATGGTTGACCAGCTACAGCACCTGCTCGACGTCGCGGCGAGGCCTCACGTGAAAATCCAGATCCTGCCCTTCACCGAGCCGTTCCATCCGCTGATGGGCGGCAGCCTCACCCTGCTGACGCTGGAGAACGGAACGACAACGGCCCTGCTGGAGAGCTACGGCGCTGGCGAGGTCATCTCGGCCCCACGGCAGGTCGTTGACCACTTGCACAGATTCGACGTGGTGCGCGCGCAAGCCCTGACGCCGGCGGACTCACTCGACCTGATCCGCCGGTACGTCAGGGAGTACGGCTGAACGCCTCCGCACCGAGAAGCCACCCCGCCCGCCGCGAGGCGACTACTCCCCCGACAAAGCCCGCCGCAAGGCGACATTGCTGACCAGCAACCCGCCGTCAACCGGCAACGTCACCCCGGTGATCCACGCCGCGTCGCTGGAGGCGAGGAACGTGATCGCCGCCGCGATGTCCGCCGGCTCGCCCACGCGGCCCAGCGGATACTCCGCGCTCGCCCGCCGCAGCGACTCGTCACGGCCCTCCCACACCGGCGTACGCACCGTGCCGGGCGCGACCAGGTTGACCCGTACGCCGCGCGGCGCCGCGTGGCCGGCCAGCGTGCGGGTCAGGCTGGCCAGCCCGGCCTTGGCGGCGCTGTAGGCGTGGTTGCCGAAGTCCTGTTCGCCGTTGACCGATCCGACGCTGACGATCGCGCCCCGGCCACCCGCCTTGGCCAGCTCCGGGAGCGCGGCACGCGCGCACCGGAACGCGCCGGTCAGCGTGATGTCGAGGTCGCGCTCCCACTCCTCGTCGCCCTGGTCCTCGAAGAGTTCGGTGTCCGGGTTGCACGACAGGGCGTTGTTGACCAGCACGTCGAGCGCGCCGAACCGTTCGACGGCCTGCCGCACCGCGGCCTCCACGGCCGCCCGGTCCCCCACGTCACACGCGAGGCCGTGGGCCACTCCGCCCGCCGCCCGGATCTCCTCCGCGACCTCCTCCGCGCGCGCCCCGTCGAGGTCGGTGACGAGCACGCTCGCGCCCTCGTCGGCGAACCTGCGGGCCGTCGTCGCGCCGATGCCACGGCCCGCGCCGGTGATCAGTACGCCGTACCCCTCGAACCGCCGCATCAGGTGCCGCCCTTCCGCCGTTGATCATCTGGTCCCGGCAGGGTAAGCGGCGGATCGCGTCCGGCGTAAGGGATGGCGTGGAGGGCGGCCCGTACGCACTGGTGCGGACCGGGGCCGGTCAGGCCAGGCTGCGGTGGACGGCGCGGGCCAGCGCCTGGGCGCGCGGGTCGGCCGTCACGTTCTTCTGCATGCCGTTGGTGACGTAGCCGAACGCGATGCCCGACTCCGGGTCGGCGAAGGCCAGCGAACCGCCCCGGCCCGGGTGGCCGAACGAGCCGGGCGCCAGCAGCGGCGCCGCCGAGCCGTGCAACATGTAGCCGAGCCCGAAGCGCGTGTGGACGACCAACACCTCGTCCGGGCCCGCCGACTCCTCCGTACGGGCCAGGGTCAGCGTCGCCGGCGCGAACAGCCGCCGGGCGCCGGGCAGCGTCCCCGCTCCCCCGGCGGGCGCCGCCTCCACCCCGCCGGGCACCGTGCCGTGGCCCGGGTCAGGGGCGACGTCGCCGATGAGGGCGGCGTAGAAGCGGGCCAGGGCGCGGGCGGTGGCCACGGCGCCGGAGGCGGGGAGTTCGGCGGCGCGGTAGGCCGGGTCGTTCTCGTCCGGCAGCGGGTCGATCACGCCGAAGGCCCGCCGGGTCAGGGACGCCGGGTCCCGGTACGCGTCGGCCACGGTCTGCTTCGCCCGCACCCGCAGACCCCGCGAGGCCGGCGGCTGGGGCGCCTCGATCGCGGCGATGCGGCCCACCCGGTGCCGTTCGGCGTCCGGCAGTCCTATCCACAGGTCGAGCCCGAGCGGGCCGGCTATCTCCTCGGCCACCCAGGTGCCGAGCGTGCGGCCGGTGACGCGGCGCACCAACTCGCCGACGAGCCAGCCGTAGGTGTGCGCGTGGTACCCGTGCGCCGTGCCCGGCGCCCACTGCGGCGCCTGCGCGGCCAACGCGCGCGGCCCGCTATCCCCGTCCAGCGCCTCGGCCGGGCTGAGCGGCGTGTCGAGGACGGGCAACCCGGCCCGGTGCGAGAGCAGGTGCCGTACGAGGACGCGCTCCTTGCCGTTCGCCTTGAACTCCGGCCAGTACGTGCCCACCGGGGCGTCCAGGTCCACCAGCCCGCGCTGGTGCAGCAGCAGCGGGACCGCCGCGGCCACACCCTTGGTCGCCGAGCGGACGACCTGCGCCGTCCCGGCCTCCCAGGACGCCGCGCGCTCCGGCTCGGCCGAGCCCTCGGGGCCCGCGGCCTCCCGCGCGTCGGCCTTCCGTGCGGTGGCCTTCCGTGCGGTGGTCGGGGCGTCGGCGTCACGGACGCCGCCCCACAGGTCCACGACCTTGGTGCCGTCCCGGTAGACGGTCACCGCGGCCCCCCGCTCGCCGCGCTGCGCGAAGTTGGCCGCGAACGCGTCCCGGACCGGTTCGAAACCGGGCGCCACCGTGCCCTGGACGTCCACCACTGTTGTCTACTCCCACGTTCCGTTTCGCCGCGCTGTGCACCCTCCATGGTGCAATGCGTCCCGTGGCCGTCTTATGCCGGGTCCCGGCCTGCCCGAATCGCCGCCACGCCACCGCGAAGCCACCCAAAGCGGGACGGGCCCGGCGGGGGCCGGCGGAGAGTACCGGCGAAGGACGGCGACGGGCCCGGCCGCGCG includes these proteins:
- a CDS encoding ABC transporter substrate-binding protein, with protein sequence MPDPAVSRAVLIGTTGNAEIAPLPAVAANLVALADVLTSDRSWDLAREHCAVLAEPVTSDAVAAVRTAAAEATDVLLVYVAGRCRIDPASGELVFAPAAPAPGRSATGLDYATLRQAVLSGRARRRVVLLDCCLTEPVPGSPSDPAAGSASGSASTTAPSDARGGAVAVADAAQLADGYVLAAATGDLDAYASEEDQHTSFTGELLRMAADGMAYGPEALRLDMVYEHSRASLAGRERALPERRDLSGAAEAGRVAFVRNAASTGAAPFGATTLLRAMPPAAPPASTPTVTLGTAGDPAGPEAGPDARPVPDTAAASPVDAVPEDAPPPADAVPRDAPPADAPPSTNPAAPSAAPAQPGAFGAPPPAFGAAPPPFDATSPPSFGAAPGQQPAAHPGQPPAAPAGPAGPHAAPPPPAQPGAQPGPQPGPQPGAQPAPYGAPPAPYPGSLPAPPPPFGPQSGAPGAPPAQAAPSAVGAGAGFAPPPRADGTDGPWWRQRRVRYGALAVALAVVAGAVITVVWPEDKGSKDAPTDRPKASQSASGNPGAEGDKPGGGPGVAAYDAATKGVVNPSKRQGGTLKFVSTMDADSWDPQRGYYGFTWNFSRFYARQLLTYATEPGAGPARLVPDLATGRARVGDGGKTYTYTLRPGATWEDGTPVTSKDVKYGIERTWAADVISGGPSYLREVLDPKSDYPGPYKDKAKDKLGLRAIQTPNDRTITFKLPRPYRDFEHLLAMPSASPVPRAKDTRATYAQRPFSSGPYKFDAYQPGKSLTLVRNERWQRSSDPVRTALPDRISVDIVVSPTTRDQELRAGRYDLDISAFGVDASQRVRLLDDAKTKAQVDNPHTGIVRYAALASNVAPFNDVHCRRAVFYATDKRSVRAATGDPRVGDELAPHLLPPGVSGSEPDYDPYGTKRSGGAPDLERARQELKECGKPTGFRTTVAVSDGPQEVAVAEAIKASLARVGISVKVEQLPFAEFATAIGKPDQVKRKGYGISLRRWSADYPTGRGMLEPLADGRRITPQGNLNVALLRDKALDKLFDTSRANQDQGRAESDDQRINHKVSDAAAYLPLTFEKALTWRNPRLTNVTTTSAYGGGYDFVSLGVLR
- a CDS encoding serine hydrolase domain-containing protein, producing the protein MVDVQGTVAPGFEPVRDAFAANFAQRGERGAAVTVYRDGTKVVDLWGGVRDADAPTTARKATARKADAREAAGPEGSAEPERAASWEAGTAQVVRSATKGVAAAVPLLLHQRGLVDLDAPVGTYWPEFKANGKERVLVRHLLSHRAGLPVLDTPLSPAEALDGDSGPRALAAQAPQWAPGTAHGYHAHTYGWLVGELVRRVTGRTLGTWVAEEIAGPLGLDLWIGLPDAERHRVGRIAAIEAPQPPASRGLRVRAKQTVADAYRDPASLTRRAFGVIDPLPDENDPAYRAAELPASGAVATARALARFYAALIGDVAPDPGHGTVPGGVEAAPAGGAGTLPGARRLFAPATLTLARTEESAGPDEVLVVHTRFGLGYMLHGSAAPLLAPGSFGHPGRGGSLAFADPESGIAFGYVTNGMQKNVTADPRAQALARAVHRSLA
- a CDS encoding helix-turn-helix transcriptional regulator, encoding MLRESTKTTARTLPGRHLRRMRENAGLSLRALAEKLHYPHSYISRVERHEQLPSDALANALDGYFSTGGLFDDLLAVAQDSLVSKQSRDCFPLEAKSIRIQVFSSSLVPGLLQTRDYARAAYSLGLARTDLPALEEILEFRMRRQDRLESADPPQYWAIMDEAALRRLSADRRIMVDQLQHLLDVAARPHVKIQILPFTEPFHPLMGGSLTLLTLENGTTTALLESYGAGEVISAPRQVVDHLHRFDVVRAQALTPADSLDLIRRYVREYG
- a CDS encoding DMT family transporter, whose protein sequence is MTPLVAAAVLVAAVTHASWNAIAHGIRDQLLAFTLVSGGGLVCGLGIAVWAPVPAAGAWPYLVASAVIHVLYQALLMRSFRLGDFGQMYPIARGTAPLVVTVLAAVFVHERPGGWQTAGVVLASAGLVGLALWGIRGSGGRPHWAALAAAVATGLSIAAYTVVDGVGVRASGTSLGYIGWLMILEGIAIPAYALATRRRMLVGQLRPVAVRGLCGGVLSVFAYGLVLWAQTRAPLAPIAALRESSIIVGAAIGALFLKERFGTARIAAAGLMVAGIGLMLYAG
- a CDS encoding SDR family NAD(P)-dependent oxidoreductase, with protein sequence MRRFEGYGVLITGAGRGIGATTARRFADEGASVLVTDLDGARAEEVAEEIRAAGGVAHGLACDVGDRAAVEAAVRQAVERFGALDVLVNNALSCNPDTELFEDQGDEEWERDLDITLTGAFRCARAALPELAKAGGRGAIVSVGSVNGEQDFGNHAYSAAKAGLASLTRTLAGHAAPRGVRVNLVAPGTVRTPVWEGRDESLRRASAEYPLGRVGEPADIAAAITFLASSDAAWITGVTLPVDGGLLVSNVALRRALSGE